One Littorina saxatilis isolate snail1 linkage group LG1, US_GU_Lsax_2.0, whole genome shotgun sequence genomic window carries:
- the LOC138967777 gene encoding transmembrane protein 208-like, whose amino-acid sequence MPPKGKQGTRGQKLIVEENKTTLVFYKYILLAANGVFFSVYFLFFWEQFTKLPIVMTMMALSLTLGSYKFMSSMARATYNQGTLVDSGVDLNMEAGMAEHLKDIVLLTSAVQTLSLISNYFWFLLLLAPLRAFYMLWVNILGPWFFAEAPQENPAEDKKAKKMERKMKRLQQR is encoded by the exons ATGCCG CCCAAAGGGAAACAGGGCACGAGGGGTCAGAAGCTGATAGTGGAGGAGAACAAGACAACGCTTGTCTTCTACAAGTACATCCTGCTGGCCGCCAAT GGCGTCTTCTTCAGTGTGTATTTCCTGTTTTTCTGGGAGCAGTTTACAAAACTTCCCATT GTAATGACAATGATGGCACTGTCACTGACGCTGGGCAGTTACAAGTTTATGTCCAGCATGGCACGCGCAACATACAACCAGGGGACACTGGTTGACAGTGGTGTGGATTTGAACATGGAGGCTGGCATGGCAGA GCATTTGAAAGACATTGTTCTCCTGACGTCTGCTGTACAGACTCTCAGCCTTATTTCAAACTACTTTTGGTTCCTTTTGTTATTG gcCCCACTAAGAGCCTTTTACATGCTGTGGGTGAACATTTTAGGGCCGTGGTTCTTTGCCGAGGCCCCTCAGGAAAATCCAGCGGAGGATAAGAAGGCAAAAAAGATGgagagaaaaatgaaaagacTTCAACAACGATGA